One stretch of Glandiceps talaboti chromosome 7, keGlaTala1.1, whole genome shotgun sequence DNA includes these proteins:
- the LOC144437180 gene encoding exosome complex exonuclease RRP42-like: MASVLLSEAERTFILHGIQDGLRTDGRSCEEYRVMELQCDVVSNTSGSARLKLSHTDILVGIKAEMGTPKPDRPDEGYLEFFVDCSANAAPAFEGRGGDELATEISNTIQRIYDNKNAVDLKSLCIMPRETCWVVYVDMVILECGGNLFDAVSIAVKAALHNTRIPNVTVTVDDEGQREIELSDDPHDCSRIDTSNIPCMVTVSKVGNRHIVDATMEEEACCLACLMVAVTSKGTVSGMRKEGSGSLDPESVFEMMESAKKVGVEVNKNLSALLKKVEKEPNRGYTCFLD, encoded by the exons ATGGCTTCCGTGTTGCTCAGCGAAGCTGAGAGAACATTCATTTTACATGGAATTCAG GATGGGTTACGGACTGATGGTCGGAGCTGTGAAGAATATCGTGTTATGGAACTACAATGTgatgttgtatcaaacacaagTGGTTCAGCCAGACTGAAACTTTCACATACTGACATTCTAGTAGGCATTAAAGCAGAAATGGGTACTCCAAAACCAGACAGACCAGACGAGGGATATCTGGAATTTTTTGTGGACTGTTCTGCTAATGCTGCTCCAGCATTCGAAGGCAGGGGTGGTGATGAACTGGCTACAGAAATATCCAACACAATACAAAGAATTTATGATAACAAAAATGCAGTCGATTTGAAATCACTGTGTATAATGCCAAGGGAAACATGTTGGGTTGTGTACGTGGATATGGTGATTCTTGAATGTGGCGGCAACCTCTTTGATGCAGTCTCGATAGCAGTGAAAGCAGCTCTACATAATACAAG GATACCTAATGTGACAGTTACCGTAGATGATGAAGGTCAAAGAGAGATAGAGTTATCTGACGACCCTCATGATTGTAGTAGAATTGATACATCCAACATTCCATGTATGGTTACAGTTAGCAAG GTTGGAAATAGACATATTGTAGACGCCACCATGGAAGAGGAAGCTTGTTGTCTAGCATGTTTAATGGTAGCTGTGACATCCAAGGGAACAGTCAGTGGTATGAGGAAAGAAGGCTCTGGCAGTCTTGATCCTGAAAGTGTCTTTGAAATGATGGAG TCTGCTAAAAAAGTTGGTGTTGAGGTCAACAAGAACTTGTCAGCTTTACTGAAGAAAGTGGAAAAAGAACCAAACAGAGGTTACACATGTTTCTTGGACTAG